The Heyndrickxia acidicola sequence AAAAATTATTTGCAAACCGCATAACGATTCATTCCGCTAACTTTGTAGGTGCAAAAGCCATGTATAACTATTTAAAACAGGCCCAGATGAATTTATTGATGCCTCGCTCCATAGAAGTGTCGATAAGGGCATTACCTCTTCATTACTTTCCCCCAGGATACCTGCAATTTTACAAAGAAACCATGTAAACTTCCCTGTTCAAATTACACAATTTATCTTTTTACACTTTGATGTGTGATATTAAAAATAGTCCTCAGTAACTCAGCAAACGTTCCGGCTGGTCATTGAGGACTTTATTTTCGTTTAGGAAATTAATGTGAATATTTTTCTTGTCTAGCCTCTACGTGTCCTGCCTGCGATAAGTCAACATCTAGCTTCCTTTATCTCAGTCGAAGAACTAGTTCGTACACCGATGAGCAAGGCACTTGCGCTTTGTTCCCCTTACGTTGCTTGATGGTGAAATGTAACAGGCACCCAATTTCTAACACTGTTGATTAGCCAAATTCTTGTGCAATGCTGCAATTCTTTTTTCAAAATGATTCTTTCTTGGATCTTGCCCTCAGCAAGCAGGTCCTCTCGCATGGTACCGGAAAGTAAACCGCAGGAGACAGGAGGGGTCCATAATTCTCCGTCTATTTCAAAAACCGCATTTCCAATGGTGAATTCCGTCAGCTCACCTTTTTCATTCCAAAGCAATACATCAAAGATATTGGGAGATCCTGAATGGTGGGATTCATAGCCTTTTCTTTGGGTGGTTTTATGATAGAAAAAGACATTCTCTGAAGAAATTGGCGTTTCAGCAAGTATTACCCGCGGCTCTTTCGGAAGTTGTGTCAAAGGAGACGCCATAATAGAAAGTGCACCATTTTTCTTCAACAATAAGCGAACTTTATGAATACCGGTCCTGTTT is a genomic window containing:
- a CDS encoding cyclic-phosphate processing receiver domain-containing protein — its product is MDKISVFLDDYRREPEGYVLVQTMDECIKILQNYEIEHLSLDHDLLSKTRNGYMLVQKMVKQKLFANRITIHSANFVGAKAMYNYLKQAQMNLLMPRSIEVSIRALPLHYFPPGYLQFYKETM